In Syntrophobacterales bacterium, the sequence AGTCCTGCCCCATATCAACAGCCTTCCCCTGGGAGAACGTTCATGTCCGGACTAGGCGGAGGGCTTGTCGGCGGCATGCTTGGAAGTATGCTTTTCCGTGGGTCCGGTTATAGCTACGGAGGTTCCGACTGGGGAGATAGAGGACATGGAATGGGAATGATGTTCGATTTTCTATTCTTGGCTATCATTGTAGCTGTCATATATTTCGTAATAAAACGCTTCCGCATGCGGAGGCAAGAAATGGCGTACAACTCCACAAGCTCTTACGGGACTGTTAGATACGATATGCCGTCGGACTATTACACGCCTCCCCCTCCAATCCAGAGTACAATCTATGGCGGACTCAAGCACATTAGCGAAATGGATCAATCCTTTGACGAGATCAGATTCAAGAATACCGCGGAAGACTACTTTTTCAAAATCCAGAGCGCGTGGGCAAGACGCGACCTCAATCCCGTCAAATACCTTCTAACAC encodes:
- a CDS encoding Tim44 domain-containing protein, which produces MSGLGGGLVGGMLGSMLFRGSGYSYGGSDWGDRGHGMGMMFDFLFLAIIVAVIYFVIKRFRMRRQEMAYNSTSSYGTVRYDMPSDYYTPPPPIQSTIYGGLKHISEMDQSFDEIRFKNTAEDYFFKIQSAWARRDLNPVKYLLTPKMLNTLQEDISRYIANKQTNHLENIAVRQIEIVDAVQDQGEEYITVKFLASILDYTTDDTTDQVISGSTIDPIKFLEYWTWSRRVGEIDWILAGITQEQDY